The sequence TGGTTTTGGTTTTAGTTTTTGGGCGGGATCGATTTGGACGTTTCGCTGAGGATCTGGTTTCTGGTCTGCTTTGCCGATCGTGTCAGCGTGTACTCCTTTGACGCCACACGATTTCTCCAAATCTTTCTAGTGGGTTCGCAACTCTTGATCGTGGATCTTGCGGTCTTGCCTGCCTGCATGATGTGCGTGTAGCCAGCCAGCCAGTAGATCGTTTTGCCGATGATCTATGTGAGGCTCGACCAGGTGCTTCGTCCGCGTCCTCTACCGGCCATCGGTGTTTTCTACCTTGCTCAAGTGCTCCCAACCCGACGCCGTGCTTTTTCCGTCCGGATCTTTGCTTTGGATCAAGGATATAGATAGCCGAGACCAGGTAGGGGAGGCTGGAATCACGTCTTGTGTCTGGTTTTCTCCGATCTTTCTTTTCATGAGTTTTGGTCGAGGATCTCGCGTCCGTTCTCGCCTCCATGGTGGGTGTAGATGGGATTCGTCCGCGTCCTGCTGAGGTGCTTCACACCCCGGTTTTACATGTGGTTCTCTACCTCCTTTACGTGCATGTGCCATACTTTTGTCCTAGCCTTGGATGGATCATGATCGCCAACCGACCGGCCAGTGCTAGGATCATGTCTATAtcgtgttttttttcttttggcttGATCTTGCTTTGTTTTCTGGAGCAGTGTCACCGGCCGCCTACTCATAGGTTCCGATCACTCTCCGTACTTGCATCTATAAATGGTGGCATCGCTGTTTGTGTTTGTGTATTTTGTTTGGTTTGAATCCGGGTGACCGTGCTTCTGCGGTTTGATTTATAAATGGTGGCATCGCTGTTTGTGTTTGATGTATTTTGAAACCAGATGAACTTGCTTAAATGTCCAATTCGTGGTTACATCTTTTTGTATTTGCATAGATCCATGTTTCGACCTTGATTAGGATACTTCTGTAAGGTCTATTCCATCGTTTGTTGTGCAAGAGTTTCAACCTTGGTGGTGGACCTGTGGTCTGCCCTTGGTGGAGATGTAGATTGCACCAGGGGAGGGCCCACCTTAATTCAAGGGTATTCAGTAGAATACCCATGATTTTTGCCAAAAAACTAGGTATATATACTGTGTGCGTACAAGGAAAAACGAAACTGATACGCAACACATGGTAGTTAGGCATTTCAGCCCAAAACAGAGGCTAGCCCACCCTCTATTTTCCCTCAACACCACGACTTGGCCCATTGGCCCAAATGGCTGTAGCGCACAGCACACGCACTGTCCATCGATCAGACGCGGCAGGATAATCGGCACCTTCCTTCCCCTGCTCGATCTCTTCGCACGCGAGCCACCAGGCGGCCGGAGCTGTTGCCATCGCCTGATTGGCGATCGCACGTGCGTGCGGCGGCGCGGATGGAGCAGCAAATCCATCCCTCGCCCCCTTTGATTCTGATCCCTGCAGTCCGCAACGGGCATCAGGCATCGATGCAATCTCCAAGCCACAGCCCACAGATTCAGGTATAATTGCTAATCAGATATATTAATCCTTCGCCTTCTGAAATTGGGATTTCCTCTCTCATGCCATTCTTATTTTCTTAGTCGAACTGAATTCATTTCTCACTGCTGGCAGGGACATGGTTTTCTTTTCGTACTGTCCAGCAGGCTGCAGTACAAAGGTACAAGACTAAGTAAGTTTTTGACCACTTGTCTTTCTACTTAATTACAGTGAAATTAGAGAGTTGTTTGCAGTCAATTATGAATTGTTTAGACATGATAATTTGCAACTTTTCATTTGAATTTGTAATGTGAGAGTGTctataaattttgaatttgttacAATGAGCATACTCTATAAATATTAGTCAATAAAACGGAATTATTCTTGCAAGTTAAGGGTGAAGACATCATCACTCATTTTCAAAGCATCGGGaatcacttattttggaacggagggagtaatttgtaAGCTTTCTTATCAATTTCTATTTTCTATCCTCTATATATCTTAGATATTGCCGTGTTATGTTGAAAAATTATTACTTCTATATGTTGCACAATTCCAAGTATTGAtcaatttttataaatataatatATTACAAGATATCTTTTTGAATATATTTTACAACTAGTAGAATGTGTCGCTATAATCGGTTATACACGCCAAATTGAAGGCTATAGGCTTCAAAAAAAGTTTCTAAAATTTGAATACACACTTCAATTCCTGGGCCCGCCCCTGGATTGCACCACCGAGGTAATTAACGCCATCACTCCATGCATGGTTGACATTGATACTTCTTGCAGATCTGTAGATCTTGCTTTCTTGTGTGGAGCATGTGTGCCCAATTGCCCATAGCTAGGTTGCATCGCGCCTCTCTCCATTTTTCTCCATCTGCTCTTGGTTGCTTTATTTCTTCTGATCGCTTTGTGTACTTGCTGTGATTCTATTTTCGATTTATACATGGTGATGTCTTGTCACCTATTTGGTTCGAATCTGGGTGAAGCTTCTACGCTCGATTTATGGTGACATCGCTAGTTGTATTTGCGTAGTTTGATTTCGGGTGGACGTGCTTCTATTTGATTTATGGTGGAATCTAGTTATGTTTGCATAGATCTGTGTTTTCACATCTGAACTTTGAATTACGATATTTTTCTAATAGTCTAATCGTTATGTTGTGCAGGAGTCTTGGTTTCGGTGGTGGTGAATCGTGATCTGGCCTTGCCGGAGATTTGTAGATTGAACCGGACAGGTAAGTTTtttgcccccctccccaccccatCATTTTTTGCGTTCACCATGTCTAGCTCTTCCATATATGTCCTTGTTTGAAAATGTGTTAATAAATTGTTGCTTTGCGGTGTAACCGCTAAACTCTTGATTTTGTAATTTGATTGTTATATTTATCTAAACTTCTAATTGACACATCTACTTGATTCTAAACTATACAAGGGAATTATGTCGAACTCTCCACATTCTGCTGGTACTACTGATATATGTGCTTACCTTGCTATTTTGGTTCCCAAATTGTAGATAAACTTATTCCTGGAAATGCTATAGTTTCGCAACATTGCACTTCTCCATATTAGAAAATTAAACGGTcataatattattatttttataagtttGATGTGCGGTGTAGTATATGAAACTATGGATTGGGACACCATTGTTATTTATTGGTACATTTGCGACGCATGCATTTAACTAATCATTCAACAATATATTTTACAAGGCCGCTATGTGTAGTAAGTGAGCATAATCATATTGGGTCAATAAAAGATTGAGTAGTTAGACCGCCATTTTAATATTTTATGTATGGGATTCATCTGATGCATACATAATTGCACTACATTCGGATTTTTCAGCGTGTCCAATATTTGTTGACAAATGTGTCTAACATTTCTATCAAAAATGTGTCCAACATTTTTGTCGCTTTCAGGAACAAAGAGACGACGAGCAAAGCCTAAAAGCAGAAATGAGAATATAATTGAGGAGAGCAATGTTACCACCAATATTGGTCATGATGCCATTGGCTGCAAGAGACCAAAAAGAGAAGTTGCCCGTTCGAATTTCAGTGAGAAGGCATTTGAATTATCTGAAGAAGATTCACTTGTCACACCCAAGAAAATCAGAATTGAGGAGGAAACGGAGGCAGTTATGTTGACAAGAACAGGAATCAATTATGTACTGCACGCACACATGTTCAAtcgatagcttgtcatgcaattaCGATCTTATGTCTTTTGCATTTTACTTAGGATCTTGCATTCCCTCACAACTAAACCTTCCTCTTAACTTGCATAAAAATTTATATTATTCAAGGTACAAGTTGCGCCAACCGAGGTACAAGTTGCGCCATGGTGTGACACTGTCCTTCAAATAGCAAGACTGGCTGTTAGTGTCATTGCCATTTTAAAAGAACAAACTCGCGCATCAAAACTTTCTTTCGCTCATGTTACCAAGAGAGTAGCAGAATTTAAGAGAGGGTACCATGCTTTCATTTCAAAAGATGCAACACTTGTTGAAAGATATGTTGTGGTGCATGGACACAGATAATCCTTCAACGGTTTGCAAATTATCCAGATGAGTACATTCGACGGTGCGCCTTCGTCACAGGCCTTGTCAAGAGGATGGAAGAAAGAGGTCACATGAAGCTAGCAATGAAGAAGAAATCTCATGTGGCGAGAGGAGGGAATTTGAACCCAAGTGCAAAAATGACCCCAATATCAAAACGAAATCTTATGCGTGCGACAACCACAAAGTCGGTCAGCAGGATATGGGGTGATTACTATGCAACCCATTTCGCAGAGGATTCAAAGGAAGGGGTGAGAATGACGAGCAAAAGGTATTTGAGGAGGaacaggaagaaaaggaagaagatgatgctgAAGGGGAGGTTGAAGTTGGCGAGGAACATGTTTCGAGGACCTTGCCA comes from Triticum aestivum cultivar Chinese Spring chromosome 5B, IWGSC CS RefSeq v2.1, whole genome shotgun sequence and encodes:
- the LOC123113715 gene encoding DNA (cytosine-5)-methyltransferase 1A-like — its product is MEQQIHPSPPLILIPAVRNGHQASMQSPSHSPQIQGHGFLFVLSSRLQYKGTRLRVLVSVVVNRDLALPEICRLNRTGTKRRRAKPKSRNENIIEESNVTTNIGHDAIGCKRPKREVARSNFSEKAFELSEEDSLVTPKKIRIEEETEAVMLTRTGINYVLHAHMFNR